The Medicago truncatula cultivar Jemalong A17 chromosome 4, MtrunA17r5.0-ANR, whole genome shotgun sequence genome includes a region encoding these proteins:
- the LOC11443754 gene encoding uncharacterized protein isoform X6, whose product MGVGWGYGANMLTKYLAEVGERTPLTAATCIDNPFDLDEATRTFPYHHVTDQKLTRGLINILQTNKALFQGKAKGFDVGKALLAKSVRDFEEAISMVSYGFVDIEDFYTKASTRNMIKDIKIPVLFIQSDNGMVPAFSVPRNLIAENPFTSLLLCSCLSSSVMDTDTSALSWCQLVTVEWLAAVELGLLKGRHPLLTDIDLTIIPSKGLTLVEDARTDKNPKVGKLLELARSDAYNGYSIDPSEDLLEGSKNDAGLHFGPQQDVQQNFEQGDMSLQVKDGPLQQTSSSGRALVGEEDAASVDSEHGHVMQTAQVVTNMLDVTMPGTLTEEQKKKVLAAVGRGETLMNALEDAVPEDVRGKLKDAVAGILQARGSDLKFDRILNTAQSPNSSPGQKNQEKSPGASSAEVSENQSSSNQMKNTSSSIDGSDNVPSGMSEPAEGTKTEVIRVDEHSTSSAQSQESNNGVGSSRKETGESRDNSDTNEDLKGKIVLDMDHSKKELETGSKSYTPDRPDGAGGSEAEAVAEHKSQKGGIAKTDEEETDIPKVDQKSEDFSSDQSKTASTDAKEEPTSPISSENQTVEREGNVDENKDDKNMQQVSPQTNSSNSDSAAPGISVSQAFEALTGMDDSTQIAVNSVFGVIENMLSQLEKSSDNEDEVKDGKSVEHKLEEQQKSNTQSNDSNTSGKLEEQQKSNTQSNDSNTSGKLEEQQKSNEAEVKDEQTVEHKLEEQQKGQSNDSNTSGKLEEQQKSNEAKVKDEKTVEHKLEEQQKGNSQSNDPNTSGNPSLDDHHDGISLRNDSCDTEEQLKSLSTINGSSVCDSQNYNSDDHPVKKPSNTNSQLIVERSLDDEWDGHRQVSSMPEFIVAGSYGHGNSPYKKYLHKHLVSEIPTKSLDLDTTTALFLDYFPQGQWKLYEQPQKMESSSADTEIYKEVGSKMKDRASAKSFDEEECIEPPYVILDTEKQQGPVKEFNTTDTENRMIHTDDDRSEKSIQFVKNKVLDSLKMEVGRKLNAAEVIEMKPKLTEDLEHVANAVSLAVVTSKGQQLLYFESQGRDFEGAVGKFGSLDGEYIIRAISSSVQQTSCLRKVIPVGVIVGSILASLRKYFNIAPRQENGHGKSLALGDGRKPGEKNYVIVDATEADQVPDEKTSFDHPIKSEFVESELEDSSKNTVMVGAVTAAIGASALLMQQQDSQGGNVNHKNQPEGLEEEVSDNQNNIITSLAEKAMSVAGPVVPTKEDGGVDQDRLVAMLADLGQRGGLLRLVGKFALLWGGIRGAMSLTDKLISFFHFSERPLFQRIFGFAGMILVLWSPVAIPLLPTIVQGWTTNTPSKIAEAACIIGLYIAIMILVMIWGKRIRGYENAFEQYGLDLTSKRLIEFLKSLIGGVMFIFSIHVVNAFLGCASFSWPHIPPSLDVMAWLKLCGQMGLLIVQGTVMASAISFVEELLFRSWLPQEIEADLGYHRGIIISGLAFSFLQRSLQSIPGLLLLSLSLSGARQRNGGSLSIPIGLRAGMLASTFILQKGGFLTYNYKGNIPLWMIGSHPFQPFSGLVGLVFSLSLAIILYPRPTSQKIESKE is encoded by the exons ATGGGTGTTGGTTGGGGATACGGTGCAAACATGCTGACAAAATACCTGGCTGAGGTTGGGGAAAGAACACCACTAACAGCTGCTACATGTATAGACAATCCTTTTGATTTAGATGAAGCAACAAGAACCTTTCCTTATCACCATGTTACTGATCAGAAACTCACTCGCGGACTTATAAATATTCTACAAACGAATAAG GCATTATTCCAAGGCAAAGCAAAAGGTTTTGATGTGGGAAAAGCTCTGCTGGCAAAATCAGTACGTGATTTTGAAGAAGCAATATCCATGGTATCGTATGGCTTTGTGGATATAGAAGACTTTTATACAAAAGCCAGCACAAGAAATATGATCAAGGATATTAAAATTCCTGTTCTGTTTATACAG AGTGATAATGGGATGGTTCCAGCATTCTCAGTTCCACGGAATCTGATTGCAGAAAATCCATTCACAAGTCTGCTCCTATGTTCTTGTCTATCATCAAGTGTTATGGATACTGACACATCTGCTTTATCATGGTGCCAGCTTGTAACAGTCGAG TGGCTCGCAGCAGTGGAGCTAGGACTCTTAAAGGGCCGTCATCCTCTTCTCACAGATATCGATCTTACAATAATTCCCTCTAAAGGATTGACTCTTGTGGAGGATGCAAGGACAGATAAGAATCCAAAAGTAGGAAAATTGTTGGAACTTGCTCGGTCAGATGCATATAATGGATACTCTATTGACCCTTCTGAAGATTTGCTTGAAGGAAGTAAGAATGATGCTGGCCTCCACTTTGGGCCCCAACAAGATGTACAACAGAACTTTGAGCAGGGAGATATGAGTTTGCAGGTAAAAGACGGTCCATTACAGCAGACTAGCTCCTCTGGTAGAGCTTTGGTTGGAGAGGAGGATGCTGCATCAGTGGATAGTGAACATGGTCATGTTATGCAGACAGCCCAAGTAGTAACCAATATGCTTGATGTTACCATGCCTGGTACTCTAACAGAAGAACAGAAGAAAAAG GTATTAGCTGCTGTAGGTCGTGGAGAGACACTCATGAATGCTTTGGAAGATGCTGTTCCAGAAGATGTTCGTGGAAAGTTAAAAGATGCTGTTGCTGGAATTTTGCAAGCACGAGGCTCTGACTTGAAGTTCGATAGAATTCTTAACACTGCTCAGTCTCCTAATTCGTCACCAGGGCAAAAGAACCAAGAAAAATCACCAGGAGCATCAAGTGCAGAAGTTAGTGAAAACCAGTCCTCTTCAAATCAGATGAAAAATACTAGTAGTTCTATAGATGGCTCTGATAACGTTCCAAGTGGCATGAGTGAGCCTGCAGAAGGAACAAAAACAGAAGTTATTCGTGTAGATGAACATTCTACAAGTTCAGCTCAATCTCAAGAATCAAACAATGGCGTTGGTTCTTCTAGGAAGGAAACTGGTGAGTCTAGAGACAACAGTGATACAAATGAGgatttaaaaggaaaaattgttcTTGATATGGATCATAGCAAGAAGGAATTGGAAACGGGTTCTAAATCATATACTCCCGACCGTCCTGATGGAGCAGGTGGCTCTGAAGCAGAAGCTGTTGCTGAACACAAAAGCCAAAAGGGTGGAATAGCTAAAACAGACGAAGAGGAAACTGATATTCCGAAGGTTGACCAGAAAAGTGAAGATTTCTCTAGTGATCAAAGTAAAACAGCGTCAACTGATGCAAAAGAAGAACCTACTTCTCCTATATCCTCTGAGAACCAGACAGTGGAAAGGGAGGGTAATGTTGATGAGAATAAAGATGACAAGAATATGCAGCAAGTTTCACCACAAACTAACTCTTCCAATTCAGATTCTGCTGCCCCTGGCATCAGCGTTTCTCAAGCATTTGAAGCCTTGACAGGGATGGATGATTCAACTCAAATAGctgttaatagtgtttttggtGTGATAGAAAATATGTTGTCTCAGCTTGAGAAGAGCTCAGACAATGAAGATGAAGTCAAGGATGGAAAATCTGTTGAACACAAGTTAGAAGAACAACAAAAAAGTAATACCCAAAGCAATGATTCCAACACATCGGGCAAGTTAGAAGAACAACAAAAAAGTAATACCCAAAGCAATGATTCCAACACATCTGGCAAGTTAGAAGAGCAACAAAAAAGTAATGAAGCTGAAGTCAAGGATGAACAAACTGTTGAACACAAGTTAGAAGAACAACAAAAAGGTCAAAGCAATGATTCCAACACATCTGGCAAGTTAGAAGAGCAACAAAAAAGTAATGAAGCTAAAGTCAAGGATGAAAAAACTGTTGAACACAAGTTAGAAGAACAACAAAAAGGTAATAGCCAAAGCAATGATCCCAACACATCTGGCAATCCTTCTCTAGATGATCACCATGACGGCATATCCTTGAGGAATGATTCTTGCGATACCGAAGAACAACTAAAAAGCCTCAGCACCATTAATGGAAGCAGTGTATGTGATTCTCAAAATTATAACTCTGATGATCACCCAGTTAAGAAGCCAAGTAATACAAACAGTCAACTAATTGTCGAAAGATCTCTCGATGATGAATGGGATGGACACAGACAGGTAAGTAGCATGCCAGAGTTTATAGTTGCAGGTTCATATGGACACGGGAACTCTCCGTACAAAAAGTACCTCCATAAACATCTTGTTTCGGAGATTCCCACCAAATCACTTGATTTAGACACAACAACTGCATTATTTCTTGATTATTTCCCACAAGGTCAATGGAAACTCTATGAACAACCACAAAAAATGGAAAGTTCTTCTGCTGATACTGAAATTTATAAAGAGGTTGGGAGCAAGATGAAGGACCGCGCatctgcaaaatcttttgatgaAGAAGAGTGTATTGAACCACCATATGTGATATTAGATACTGAAAAGCAACAAGGGCCGGTTAAAGAGTTCAACACAACAGACACTGAGAACAGAATGATTCATACTGATGATGACAGGTCGGAAAAGTCTATCCAATTTGTGAAAAACAAAGTACTAGATTCTTTGAAGATGGAAGTTGGTCGCAAGCTGAATGCTGCGGAAGTGATAGAAATGAAACCAAAACTTACCGAAGATCTGGAACATGTAGCAAATGCCGTTTCACTGGCTGTTGTAACTAGCAAGGGGCAACAACTACTATATTTTGAAAGTCAAGGTCGTGATTTTGAGGGTGCTGTAGGAAAATTTGGCTCTCTTGACGGGGAGTATATCATTAGAGCAATTTCATCCTCTGTTCAGCAAACTAGCTGCCTAAGAAAAGTCATTCCAGTTGGTGTTATTGTTGGATCCATCTTAGCTTCCTTGaggaaatattttaatatagcTCCACGTCAAGAAAATGGCCATGGAAAATCTCTGGCTCTTGGTGATGGGAGGAAACCTGGTGAAAAGAACTATGTCATTGTTGATGCAACAGAGGCAGATCAAGTACCAGATGAGAAAACCAGTTTCGACCATCCCATCAAGAGTGAGTTTGTAGAAAGTGAATTGGAAGATTCAAGCAAAAATACTGTCATGGTTGGTGCTGTTACAGCTGCTATCGGGGCTTCTGCGTTACTCATGCAACAGCAG GATTCACAAGGAGGAAATGTAAATCACAAAAATCAGCCAGAAGGGCTTGAGGAAGAAGTTTCCGATAATCAGAATAACATAATCACAAGCCTTGCTGAGAAAGCCATGTCGGTTGCTGGTCCAGTTGTACCTACCAAAGAAGATGGAGGAGTGGATCAAGATAG ACTGGTTGCAATGCTAGCTGATTTAGGACAGAGAGGTGGCTTGTTGAGGCTAGTTGGGAAATTTGCTTTGCTATGGGGTGGTATCCGCGGTGCAATGAGTTTGACCGACAAGCTTATCTCATTCTTCCATTTTTCTGAGCGTCCGTTGTTTCAGAG GATCTTCGGGTTTGCTGGCATGATCCTTGTTTTATGGTCTCCAGTTGCTATTCCGTTGCTTCCTACAATTGTTCAGGGTTGGACAACAAACACTCCTTCCAAAATAGCTGAGGCTGCCTGCATTATTGGCCTGTACATTGCTATAATGATACTTGTTATGATATGGGGGAAAAGAATCCGTGGATATGAAAATGCATTTGAGCAGTATGGGTTGGACTTAACTTCAAAAAgg ttaattgaatttttgaaaagcttGATTGGTGGAGTCATGTTCATTTTTTCAATCCATGTTGTGAATGCATTTCTTGGTTGTGCAAGTTTCTCTTGGCCTCATATTCCACCTTCTTTAGATGTCATGGCTTGGCTAAAACTCTGTGGACAAATGGGTCTGCTAATTGTACAAGGAACTGTAATGGCAAGTGCCATTTCGTTTGTGGAAGAATTGCTTTTCAGGTCATGGTTGCCCCAGGAAATTGAAGCTGATCTTGGATATCATCGTGGAATCATAATTTCAGGGCTGGCATTTTCTTTCTTGCAGAG GTCGCTACAATCAATACCGGGACTTTTGCTTTTATCTTTGTCTTTGTCAGGTGCCCGGCAGAGAAACGGAGGTAGCCTCTCTATCCCTATCGGGCTACGTGCGGGGATGTTGGCGTCCACTTTTATCCTGCAAAAGGGTGGTTTTTTAACATATAATTATAAAGGAAACATTCCTCTTTGGATGATTGGGTCTCATCCATTTCAACCATTTAGTGGTTTAGTTGGTTTGGTATTTTCTCTATCATTAGCAATCATTCTCTACCCCAGACCGACTTCACAAAAAATTGAATCTAAGGAATGA
- the LOC11443754 gene encoding uncharacterized protein isoform X3, with translation MAVTTLTTSFLPAKPFPSRQFRLYKRRRLKIKASFPVPPPSPFENLFNTLISQCSSVNSIDFIAPSLGFASGSALFFSRFKSSQNSDVGEWILFASPTPFNRFVLLRCPSISFKDNERLIKDEKHYGRIRVNKREKDLEEELKYQRVCLSASDGGVVSLDWPVELDLEEERGLDSTLLIVPGTPQGSMDDNIRVFVIDALKRGFFPVVMNPRGCASSPITTPRLFTAADSDDICTAITYINKARPWTTLMGVGWGYGANMLTKYLAEVGERTPLTAATCIDNPFDLDEATRTFPYHHVTDQKLTRGLINILQTNKALFQGKAKGFDVGKALLAKSVRDFEEAISMVSYGFVDIEDFYTKASTRNMIKDIKIPVLFIQWLAAVELGLLKGRHPLLTDIDLTIIPSKGLTLVEDARTDKNPKVGKLLELARSDAYNGYSIDPSEDLLEGSKNDAGLHFGPQQDVQQNFEQGDMSLQVKDGPLQQTSSSGRALVGEEDAASVDSEHGHVMQTAQVVTNMLDVTMPGTLTEEQKKKVLAAVGRGETLMNALEDAVPEDVRGKLKDAVAGILQARGSDLKFDRILNTAQSPNSSPGQKNQEKSPGASSAEVSENQSSSNQMKNTSSSIDGSDNVPSGMSEPAEGTKTEVIRVDEHSTSSAQSQESNNGVGSSRKETGESRDNSDTNEDLKGKIVLDMDHSKKELETGSKSYTPDRPDGAGGSEAEAVAEHKSQKGGIAKTDEEETDIPKVDQKSEDFSSDQSKTASTDAKEEPTSPISSENQTVEREGNVDENKDDKNMQQVSPQTNSSNSDSAAPGISVSQAFEALTGMDDSTQIAVNSVFGVIENMLSQLEKSSDNEDEVKDGKSVEHKLEEQQKSNTQSNDSNTSGKLEEQQKSNTQSNDSNTSGKLEEQQKSNEAEVKDEQTVEHKLEEQQKGQSNDSNTSGKLEEQQKSNEAKVKDEKTVEHKLEEQQKGNSQSNDPNTSGNPSLDDHHDGISLRNDSCDTEEQLKSLSTINGSSVCDSQNYNSDDHPVKKPSNTNSQLIVERSLDDEWDGHRQVSSMPEFIVAGSYGHGNSPYKKYLHKHLVSEIPTKSLDLDTTTALFLDYFPQGQWKLYEQPQKMESSSADTEIYKEVGSKMKDRASAKSFDEEECIEPPYVILDTEKQQGPVKEFNTTDTENRMIHTDDDRSEKSIQFVKNKVLDSLKMEVGRKLNAAEVIEMKPKLTEDLEHVANAVSLAVVTSKGQQLLYFESQGRDFEGAVGKFGSLDGEYIIRAISSSVQQTSCLRKVIPVGVIVGSILASLRKYFNIAPRQENGHGKSLALGDGRKPGEKNYVIVDATEADQVPDEKTSFDHPIKSEFVESELEDSSKNTVMVGAVTAAIGASALLMQQQDSQGGNVNHKNQPEGLEEEVSDNQNNIITSLAEKAMSVAGPVVPTKEDGGVDQDRLVAMLADLGQRGGLLRLVGKFALLWGGIRGAMSLTDKLISFFHFSERPLFQRIFGFAGMILVLWSPVAIPLLPTIVQGWTTNTPSKIAEAACIIGLYIAIMILVMIWGKRIRGYENAFEQYGLDLTSKRLIEFLKSLIGGVMFIFSIHVVNAFLGCASFSWPHIPPSLDVMAWLKLCGQMGLLIVQGTVMASAISFVEELLFRSWLPQEIEADLGYHRGIIISGLAFSFLQRSLQSIPGLLLLSLSLSGARQRNGGSLSIPIGLRAGMLASTFILQKGGFLTYNYKGNIPLWMIGSHPFQPFSGLVGLVFSLSLAIILYPRPTSQKIESKE, from the exons atggcGGTTACAACCCTAACAACCTCTTTTCTTCCCGCCAAACCCTTCCCTTCCCGCCAATTCCGTCTCTACAAACGCCGCCGACTCAAAATCAAAGCCTCATTCCCCGTTCCTCCACCGTCACCGTTTGAAAATCTCTTCAACACGCTAATCTCTCAATGCTCTTCCGTTAATTCAATCGATTTCATTGCTCCGTCTCTCGGTTTTGCTTCCGGTTCTGCTCTTTTCTTCTCCCGATTCAAATCCTCTCAAAACTCCGACGTCGGTGAGTGGATCCTCTTCGCTTCTCCGACACCGTTTAACCGTTTTGTTCTTCTTCGGTGTCCGTCCATTTCGTTTAAGGATAATGAGAGGTTGATTAAGGATGAAAAGCATTACGGGAGGATTCGtgtgaataagagagagaaggaTTTGGAAGAGGAATTGAAGTATCAGAGAGTTTGTTTGAGTGCAAGTGATGGTGGTGTGGTTTCGTTGGATTGGCCTGTTGAATTGGACTTGGAAGAGGAACGTGGTTTGGATTCTACACTACTGATTGTGCCTGGTACTCCTCAAGGGAGTATGGATGATAATATTAGGGTTTTTGTGATTGATGCTCTTAAGAGAGGGTTTTTCCCCGTTGTTATGAATCCTAGAGGATGTGCCTCCTCACCTATCACCACTCCTAG GTTATTTACAGCTGCTGACAGCGATGATATCTGCACAGCTATAACTTATATCAACAAAGCAAGGCCGTGGACTACCTTGATGGGTGTTGGTTGGGGATACGGTGCAAACATGCTGACAAAATACCTGGCTGAGGTTGGGGAAAGAACACCACTAACAGCTGCTACATGTATAGACAATCCTTTTGATTTAGATGAAGCAACAAGAACCTTTCCTTATCACCATGTTACTGATCAGAAACTCACTCGCGGACTTATAAATATTCTACAAACGAATAAG GCATTATTCCAAGGCAAAGCAAAAGGTTTTGATGTGGGAAAAGCTCTGCTGGCAAAATCAGTACGTGATTTTGAAGAAGCAATATCCATGGTATCGTATGGCTTTGTGGATATAGAAGACTTTTATACAAAAGCCAGCACAAGAAATATGATCAAGGATATTAAAATTCCTGTTCTGTTTATACAG TGGCTCGCAGCAGTGGAGCTAGGACTCTTAAAGGGCCGTCATCCTCTTCTCACAGATATCGATCTTACAATAATTCCCTCTAAAGGATTGACTCTTGTGGAGGATGCAAGGACAGATAAGAATCCAAAAGTAGGAAAATTGTTGGAACTTGCTCGGTCAGATGCATATAATGGATACTCTATTGACCCTTCTGAAGATTTGCTTGAAGGAAGTAAGAATGATGCTGGCCTCCACTTTGGGCCCCAACAAGATGTACAACAGAACTTTGAGCAGGGAGATATGAGTTTGCAGGTAAAAGACGGTCCATTACAGCAGACTAGCTCCTCTGGTAGAGCTTTGGTTGGAGAGGAGGATGCTGCATCAGTGGATAGTGAACATGGTCATGTTATGCAGACAGCCCAAGTAGTAACCAATATGCTTGATGTTACCATGCCTGGTACTCTAACAGAAGAACAGAAGAAAAAG GTATTAGCTGCTGTAGGTCGTGGAGAGACACTCATGAATGCTTTGGAAGATGCTGTTCCAGAAGATGTTCGTGGAAAGTTAAAAGATGCTGTTGCTGGAATTTTGCAAGCACGAGGCTCTGACTTGAAGTTCGATAGAATTCTTAACACTGCTCAGTCTCCTAATTCGTCACCAGGGCAAAAGAACCAAGAAAAATCACCAGGAGCATCAAGTGCAGAAGTTAGTGAAAACCAGTCCTCTTCAAATCAGATGAAAAATACTAGTAGTTCTATAGATGGCTCTGATAACGTTCCAAGTGGCATGAGTGAGCCTGCAGAAGGAACAAAAACAGAAGTTATTCGTGTAGATGAACATTCTACAAGTTCAGCTCAATCTCAAGAATCAAACAATGGCGTTGGTTCTTCTAGGAAGGAAACTGGTGAGTCTAGAGACAACAGTGATACAAATGAGgatttaaaaggaaaaattgttcTTGATATGGATCATAGCAAGAAGGAATTGGAAACGGGTTCTAAATCATATACTCCCGACCGTCCTGATGGAGCAGGTGGCTCTGAAGCAGAAGCTGTTGCTGAACACAAAAGCCAAAAGGGTGGAATAGCTAAAACAGACGAAGAGGAAACTGATATTCCGAAGGTTGACCAGAAAAGTGAAGATTTCTCTAGTGATCAAAGTAAAACAGCGTCAACTGATGCAAAAGAAGAACCTACTTCTCCTATATCCTCTGAGAACCAGACAGTGGAAAGGGAGGGTAATGTTGATGAGAATAAAGATGACAAGAATATGCAGCAAGTTTCACCACAAACTAACTCTTCCAATTCAGATTCTGCTGCCCCTGGCATCAGCGTTTCTCAAGCATTTGAAGCCTTGACAGGGATGGATGATTCAACTCAAATAGctgttaatagtgtttttggtGTGATAGAAAATATGTTGTCTCAGCTTGAGAAGAGCTCAGACAATGAAGATGAAGTCAAGGATGGAAAATCTGTTGAACACAAGTTAGAAGAACAACAAAAAAGTAATACCCAAAGCAATGATTCCAACACATCGGGCAAGTTAGAAGAACAACAAAAAAGTAATACCCAAAGCAATGATTCCAACACATCTGGCAAGTTAGAAGAGCAACAAAAAAGTAATGAAGCTGAAGTCAAGGATGAACAAACTGTTGAACACAAGTTAGAAGAACAACAAAAAGGTCAAAGCAATGATTCCAACACATCTGGCAAGTTAGAAGAGCAACAAAAAAGTAATGAAGCTAAAGTCAAGGATGAAAAAACTGTTGAACACAAGTTAGAAGAACAACAAAAAGGTAATAGCCAAAGCAATGATCCCAACACATCTGGCAATCCTTCTCTAGATGATCACCATGACGGCATATCCTTGAGGAATGATTCTTGCGATACCGAAGAACAACTAAAAAGCCTCAGCACCATTAATGGAAGCAGTGTATGTGATTCTCAAAATTATAACTCTGATGATCACCCAGTTAAGAAGCCAAGTAATACAAACAGTCAACTAATTGTCGAAAGATCTCTCGATGATGAATGGGATGGACACAGACAGGTAAGTAGCATGCCAGAGTTTATAGTTGCAGGTTCATATGGACACGGGAACTCTCCGTACAAAAAGTACCTCCATAAACATCTTGTTTCGGAGATTCCCACCAAATCACTTGATTTAGACACAACAACTGCATTATTTCTTGATTATTTCCCACAAGGTCAATGGAAACTCTATGAACAACCACAAAAAATGGAAAGTTCTTCTGCTGATACTGAAATTTATAAAGAGGTTGGGAGCAAGATGAAGGACCGCGCatctgcaaaatcttttgatgaAGAAGAGTGTATTGAACCACCATATGTGATATTAGATACTGAAAAGCAACAAGGGCCGGTTAAAGAGTTCAACACAACAGACACTGAGAACAGAATGATTCATACTGATGATGACAGGTCGGAAAAGTCTATCCAATTTGTGAAAAACAAAGTACTAGATTCTTTGAAGATGGAAGTTGGTCGCAAGCTGAATGCTGCGGAAGTGATAGAAATGAAACCAAAACTTACCGAAGATCTGGAACATGTAGCAAATGCCGTTTCACTGGCTGTTGTAACTAGCAAGGGGCAACAACTACTATATTTTGAAAGTCAAGGTCGTGATTTTGAGGGTGCTGTAGGAAAATTTGGCTCTCTTGACGGGGAGTATATCATTAGAGCAATTTCATCCTCTGTTCAGCAAACTAGCTGCCTAAGAAAAGTCATTCCAGTTGGTGTTATTGTTGGATCCATCTTAGCTTCCTTGaggaaatattttaatatagcTCCACGTCAAGAAAATGGCCATGGAAAATCTCTGGCTCTTGGTGATGGGAGGAAACCTGGTGAAAAGAACTATGTCATTGTTGATGCAACAGAGGCAGATCAAGTACCAGATGAGAAAACCAGTTTCGACCATCCCATCAAGAGTGAGTTTGTAGAAAGTGAATTGGAAGATTCAAGCAAAAATACTGTCATGGTTGGTGCTGTTACAGCTGCTATCGGGGCTTCTGCGTTACTCATGCAACAGCAG GATTCACAAGGAGGAAATGTAAATCACAAAAATCAGCCAGAAGGGCTTGAGGAAGAAGTTTCCGATAATCAGAATAACATAATCACAAGCCTTGCTGAGAAAGCCATGTCGGTTGCTGGTCCAGTTGTACCTACCAAAGAAGATGGAGGAGTGGATCAAGATAG ACTGGTTGCAATGCTAGCTGATTTAGGACAGAGAGGTGGCTTGTTGAGGCTAGTTGGGAAATTTGCTTTGCTATGGGGTGGTATCCGCGGTGCAATGAGTTTGACCGACAAGCTTATCTCATTCTTCCATTTTTCTGAGCGTCCGTTGTTTCAGAG GATCTTCGGGTTTGCTGGCATGATCCTTGTTTTATGGTCTCCAGTTGCTATTCCGTTGCTTCCTACAATTGTTCAGGGTTGGACAACAAACACTCCTTCCAAAATAGCTGAGGCTGCCTGCATTATTGGCCTGTACATTGCTATAATGATACTTGTTATGATATGGGGGAAAAGAATCCGTGGATATGAAAATGCATTTGAGCAGTATGGGTTGGACTTAACTTCAAAAAgg ttaattgaatttttgaaaagcttGATTGGTGGAGTCATGTTCATTTTTTCAATCCATGTTGTGAATGCATTTCTTGGTTGTGCAAGTTTCTCTTGGCCTCATATTCCACCTTCTTTAGATGTCATGGCTTGGCTAAAACTCTGTGGACAAATGGGTCTGCTAATTGTACAAGGAACTGTAATGGCAAGTGCCATTTCGTTTGTGGAAGAATTGCTTTTCAGGTCATGGTTGCCCCAGGAAATTGAAGCTGATCTTGGATATCATCGTGGAATCATAATTTCAGGGCTGGCATTTTCTTTCTTGCAGAG GTCGCTACAATCAATACCGGGACTTTTGCTTTTATCTTTGTCTTTGTCAGGTGCCCGGCAGAGAAACGGAGGTAGCCTCTCTATCCCTATCGGGCTACGTGCGGGGATGTTGGCGTCCACTTTTATCCTGCAAAAGGGTGGTTTTTTAACATATAATTATAAAGGAAACATTCCTCTTTGGATGATTGGGTCTCATCCATTTCAACCATTTAGTGGTTTAGTTGGTTTGGTATTTTCTCTATCATTAGCAATCATTCTCTACCCCAGACCGACTTCACAAAAAATTGAATCTAAGGAATGA